A single genomic interval of Arthrobacter sp. NicSoilB8 harbors:
- a CDS encoding sugar transferase has protein sequence MSAIDERRRGYRTRGSRWARRTAPVLASSAGPLGRHWTTADTAPGQAVPAAGVDSGTSWAKRYRRWLRITDAAIVAIAVAAAYAFRLEEGQPILTRGGAGGSYLAVSIAIVLAWLLALEVHRTREETVLGIGSEEYKRVLDATLGVFGGMAIIVILLGIDVVRGHFALALPAGALLLLVNRWQWRAWLNRQRVYGHYLSKVIVVGERADVEYVIRQFGKVSGAAYEVVGAALPSGYTENHLQISAERIPVLCDVDSVAGKVAETGANAVVVAGRLHGGNRSIRQLGWALEGTKAGLVLASSLTDVAGPRIHWRPVEGLPLMHVELPRFTGGKHMLKRLVDIVASAAALLVLSPLLCALAWIVVRDSKGPVFFRQERVGLNGERFKMIKFRSMVTTAEQDLAALRDLNEGAGLLFKLKNDPRITTCGRWLRKYSLDELPQFWNVLKGDMSLVGPRPQLPCEVEGYEGYVSRRLLIKPGITGLWQINGRSNLGWDESVRWDLYYVENWSLTGDIMILWRTLRVVLHPVGAY, from the coding sequence ATGAGCGCCATCGATGAGCGCCGCAGGGGATATCGGACACGGGGAAGCCGCTGGGCGCGACGAACCGCGCCGGTCCTGGCCTCAAGCGCCGGACCGCTCGGCAGGCACTGGACCACCGCCGACACAGCTCCGGGCCAGGCCGTTCCGGCCGCCGGAGTGGACTCCGGTACATCCTGGGCGAAACGCTACCGCCGCTGGCTCCGGATCACGGACGCCGCCATCGTCGCGATCGCCGTCGCCGCCGCCTACGCCTTCCGCCTCGAGGAAGGCCAGCCCATCCTGACCCGCGGCGGTGCGGGCGGTTCCTACCTGGCCGTGAGCATCGCCATCGTCCTGGCCTGGCTCCTGGCTCTTGAAGTGCATCGCACGCGCGAGGAGACCGTCCTCGGAATCGGCTCCGAGGAATACAAACGGGTCCTTGACGCCACACTCGGTGTCTTCGGCGGCATGGCCATCATTGTGATCCTCCTGGGCATCGATGTGGTCCGCGGCCACTTCGCGCTCGCACTCCCGGCAGGGGCCCTGCTGCTGCTGGTCAACCGCTGGCAATGGCGGGCCTGGCTGAACCGGCAAAGAGTCTATGGCCACTACCTGTCCAAAGTGATCGTCGTGGGTGAACGGGCCGATGTCGAATACGTGATCCGGCAGTTCGGCAAAGTCTCCGGAGCCGCCTACGAAGTCGTGGGCGCGGCCCTGCCTTCCGGCTACACCGAAAACCACCTGCAAATCTCCGCCGAGCGGATTCCTGTCCTGTGCGACGTCGACTCGGTCGCGGGCAAGGTCGCCGAAACGGGCGCGAACGCGGTGGTGGTGGCCGGGCGCCTTCACGGCGGCAACCGGTCCATCCGGCAGCTGGGCTGGGCTCTGGAAGGCACCAAGGCCGGACTCGTCCTGGCCTCGAGCCTTACCGACGTCGCAGGTCCACGGATCCACTGGCGGCCCGTCGAAGGCCTGCCCCTCATGCACGTGGAGCTGCCCCGGTTCACCGGCGGCAAGCACATGCTCAAGCGGCTCGTGGACATTGTGGCATCGGCCGCGGCCCTGCTGGTCCTCTCACCCCTGCTTTGCGCCCTGGCCTGGATCGTTGTCCGCGACAGCAAGGGGCCGGTATTTTTCCGGCAGGAGCGGGTCGGTCTCAACGGCGAGCGGTTCAAGATGATCAAATTCCGTTCCATGGTCACCACGGCGGAACAGGACCTGGCGGCGCTGCGCGACCTCAACGAGGGGGCGGGGCTGCTGTTCAAGCTGAAGAATGATCCGCGGATCACCACCTGCGGACGCTGGCTCAGGAAGTACTCCCTGGACGAACTGCCGCAGTTCTGGAACGTCCTGAAGGGCGACATGAGCCTCGTGGGGCCGCGGCCGCAGCTGCCGTGTGAAGTCGAGGGCTATGAGGGGTACGTGAGCCGGCGGCTCCTGATCAAACCGGGCATCACGGGTCTGTGGCAAATTAACGGCCGGTCCAACCTGGGCTGGGACGAGAGCGTCCGCTGGGACCTCTACTACGTCGAAAACTGGTCCCTGACCGGCGACATCATGATCCTGTGGCGGACGCTCCGGGTTGTTCTCCATCCCGTGGGCGCCTACTAG
- a CDS encoding SufS family cysteine desulfurase, producing MVATPAHLRRSAAALGNEEVLRIRNDFPILQQHVNGQPLVYLDSGATSQNPLSVLEAEQEFYEQRNSAVHRGAHHLAVEATEAFENARETVADFVGAEWDELIWTSNATEGLNLLTYSFLNASLPGAAPEAARFALAPGDELVVTEMEHHANLIPWQELAARTGAVVKFIPIDDAGALDLAAAAGIIGPRTRVLAFTHASNVLGTINPVAALVALARSAGALVVLDACQSAPHLPLDVKALDVDFAVFSGHKMLAPTGIGALYGRSELLNAMPPFLTGGSMITTVTMERAGFLPSPQRFEAGTQRISQAVALAAAVNYLAETGMDRIHAWEAELGQRLVQGLGAIPGIRVLGPAAGEERIGLAAFDVAGVHAHDVGQFLDSRGIAVRVGHHCAQPLHRRLGLTATTRASTYLYNTTDDVDAFLNAVADVRAYFKA from the coding sequence ATGGTTGCCACCCCAGCCCACCTCCGCCGCTCTGCCGCCGCGCTCGGAAACGAAGAGGTCCTGAGGATCCGCAACGACTTCCCGATCCTGCAGCAGCACGTCAACGGCCAGCCCCTCGTCTACCTGGACTCTGGGGCCACTTCGCAGAACCCGCTCAGCGTGCTCGAGGCCGAGCAGGAGTTCTACGAGCAGCGGAACTCGGCGGTCCACCGCGGGGCGCACCACCTCGCCGTCGAGGCCACCGAGGCGTTCGAAAACGCCCGGGAAACCGTGGCGGACTTTGTCGGGGCGGAGTGGGACGAACTGATCTGGACCTCCAACGCCACGGAGGGCCTGAACCTGCTCACGTACTCCTTCCTCAACGCGTCCCTGCCCGGCGCCGCCCCGGAGGCAGCCCGGTTCGCCCTGGCCCCGGGGGACGAACTCGTCGTCACCGAGATGGAGCACCACGCCAACCTGATCCCCTGGCAGGAGCTCGCGGCCCGGACGGGCGCCGTCGTGAAGTTCATCCCGATCGACGACGCCGGCGCCCTGGACCTGGCGGCTGCCGCGGGCATCATCGGCCCGCGGACCCGTGTGCTGGCGTTCACCCACGCGTCCAACGTCCTGGGCACGATCAACCCGGTGGCCGCCCTGGTCGCCCTGGCCCGGTCCGCGGGGGCACTCGTGGTCCTCGACGCGTGCCAGTCCGCGCCGCACCTGCCCCTGGACGTCAAGGCGCTCGACGTCGACTTCGCGGTGTTCTCCGGCCACAAGATGCTCGCCCCCACAGGAATCGGCGCCCTCTACGGCCGCTCGGAGTTGCTGAACGCGATGCCGCCGTTCCTGACCGGCGGCTCCATGATCACCACCGTCACGATGGAACGGGCCGGCTTCCTGCCGAGCCCCCAGCGCTTCGAAGCCGGAACGCAGCGCATCTCGCAGGCCGTGGCACTCGCCGCGGCGGTGAACTACCTCGCCGAGACCGGGATGGACCGCATCCACGCCTGGGAAGCCGAACTCGGCCAGCGCCTCGTGCAGGGCCTGGGCGCCATTCCGGGAATCCGTGTGCTCGGCCCTGCGGCAGGGGAGGAGCGGATCGGTCTGGCGGCCTTCGACGTCGCGGGCGTCCACGCGCACGACGTCGGCCAGTTCCTGGACAGCCGGGGCATCGCCGTGCGCGTCGGCCACCACTGCGCGCAGCCGCTGCACCGCCGGCTCGGGCTGACGGCGACGACCAGGGCCAGCACCTACCTGTACAACACCACGGACGACGTGGACGCGTTCCTCAACGCTGTCGCCGATGTCCGTGCCTACTTCAAAGCCTAG
- the sufU gene encoding Fe-S cluster assembly sulfur transfer protein SufU, whose product MSLDQLYQQIILEHSKARHGSGLAAAAAPEGASSGQSHQLNPTCGDEITVRVSVAGGKVSELRWDGDGCSISMASASVLTDLAEGMTVAELRAVIDSFREVLRSRGKVPADPEVLGDAAAFEGVSRYAARVKCAMLSWVAAEDALGQAAAA is encoded by the coding sequence ATGAGTCTTGACCAGCTCTACCAGCAGATCATCCTGGAGCACTCCAAGGCCCGGCACGGCAGCGGCCTGGCCGCAGCGGCCGCACCCGAAGGTGCAAGCAGCGGCCAGTCCCACCAGCTGAACCCGACCTGCGGCGACGAGATCACCGTCCGGGTGTCCGTGGCCGGGGGGAAGGTCAGCGAGTTGCGCTGGGACGGCGACGGCTGCTCCATCTCGATGGCCTCGGCCTCCGTGCTGACGGACCTTGCCGAGGGAATGACGGTCGCGGAGCTCCGCGCCGTGATTGACAGTTTCCGCGAGGTGCTGCGTTCGCGCGGCAAGGTGCCGGCCGATCCGGAGGTGCTGGGCGACGCCGCGGCGTTCGAGGGCGTGTCCCGCTATGCGGCCCGGGTCAAGTGCGCCATGCTCTCCTGGGTGGCAGCGGAGGACGCCCTCGGCCAGGCAGCGGCCGCCTGA
- a CDS encoding UDP-glucose/GDP-mannose dehydrogenase family protein, with protein MRISVIGCGYLGAVHAASMAALGHDVVGIDTDGHKVAQLSTGRAPFYEPALDELLAELAHSGRLQFTSDMAAARGAEVHFICVGTPQKRGENGADLRYVDAAVAALAAHLSPGDVVAGKSTVPVGTAARLAEVLADTEPGAALVWNPEFLREGHAVADTLDPDRFVYGTPDGSEDHPAVAVLDRVYAAPLAGGTPRLVLDYATAELVKTAANSFLATKISFINAMAEVCEATGADVTRLADAIGIDERIGRKFLNAGIGFGGGCLPKDIRAFMARAGELGADQALTFLREVDAINMRRRTRVVELTRELCGGSLLGQRIAVLGAAFKPESDDVRDSPALSAAAQLQLQGAVVTVTDPQALANAAKRFPELPLEPDLDTTLRRADAVLLLTEWQAYRELDPHAAKALVSAPRILDGRNVLDPAKWRAAGWIYKGLGRP; from the coding sequence ATGCGGATTTCGGTGATCGGTTGCGGATACCTTGGCGCGGTCCACGCGGCTTCCATGGCAGCCCTGGGGCACGACGTCGTCGGCATCGACACGGACGGGCACAAGGTGGCGCAGCTGTCCACCGGCCGTGCCCCGTTCTACGAACCGGCCCTGGATGAACTCCTCGCCGAACTCGCCCACTCGGGCCGTCTGCAATTCACCAGCGACATGGCGGCCGCCCGCGGCGCTGAGGTCCATTTCATCTGTGTCGGAACCCCGCAGAAACGCGGCGAAAACGGCGCCGACCTGCGCTACGTGGACGCCGCCGTCGCGGCCCTCGCCGCCCATCTCTCCCCCGGCGACGTCGTCGCCGGAAAGTCGACGGTGCCGGTCGGAACCGCCGCGCGGCTGGCCGAAGTGCTGGCGGACACGGAGCCCGGCGCCGCGCTCGTGTGGAATCCCGAATTCCTGCGCGAAGGCCACGCGGTGGCGGACACCCTGGACCCGGACCGGTTCGTCTACGGGACACCGGACGGCAGCGAAGACCATCCCGCAGTGGCCGTCCTGGACCGGGTCTATGCGGCGCCGCTCGCGGGCGGGACGCCCCGGCTCGTGCTCGACTACGCCACGGCGGAGCTGGTGAAGACGGCCGCAAACTCGTTCCTGGCCACCAAGATTTCGTTTATCAATGCCATGGCCGAGGTCTGTGAAGCCACGGGGGCCGACGTCACCCGGCTGGCCGATGCGATCGGGATTGACGAGCGGATCGGCCGGAAGTTCCTCAATGCGGGCATCGGGTTCGGCGGCGGCTGCCTGCCCAAGGACATCCGGGCGTTCATGGCCCGGGCCGGCGAGCTGGGGGCCGACCAGGCGCTGACGTTCCTGCGGGAAGTGGATGCCATCAACATGCGGCGCCGCACCCGGGTGGTGGAGCTGACGCGCGAACTGTGCGGCGGGTCCCTGCTGGGCCAGCGGATCGCTGTGCTGGGCGCGGCCTTCAAGCCCGAGAGCGACGACGTCCGGGACTCCCCGGCGTTGAGCGCCGCGGCGCAGCTGCAGCTGCAGGGCGCCGTCGTGACCGTCACCGACCCCCAGGCGCTGGCCAATGCGGCCAAGCGCTTCCCTGAGCTCCCGCTCGAACCGGATCTGGACACCACGCTGCGCAGGGCTGACGCCGTGCTGCTGCTGACCGAGTGGCAGGCTTATCGCGAGCTGGATCCGCACGCCGCTAAGGCGCTCGTGTCCGCGCCGCGCATCCTGGACGGCCGCAACGTCCTGGATCCAGCGAAGTGGCGGGCCGCCGGCTGGATCTACAAGGGCTTGGGCAGGCCGTAA
- a CDS encoding DUF2505 domain-containing protein, with translation MALSASTTVPHSVDRVTAVFVNEDFLRHTSELVGGTLESFAVDGDPAGAFSTTTVRTIPTTRMPDIARKFVGESLKVTQLEAWEAPAADGSRQSKISLKVAGAPLDVSAVQRLVSDGGGTRIELEGNVTSSVPFLGGKIADAAEPMVGKALNLQSQQAQAWLESH, from the coding sequence ATGGCCCTGAGTGCATCCACCACCGTTCCGCACAGCGTCGACCGCGTGACCGCGGTTTTCGTCAATGAAGACTTCCTGCGCCACACGAGCGAACTCGTCGGCGGCACCCTGGAATCCTTCGCCGTTGACGGAGATCCTGCCGGCGCCTTCAGCACCACCACCGTGCGGACCATCCCCACCACGCGGATGCCCGACATCGCCCGGAAATTTGTCGGCGAAAGCCTGAAGGTGACGCAGCTGGAGGCCTGGGAGGCCCCCGCCGCCGACGGCTCCCGGCAGAGCAAGATCTCGCTCAAGGTCGCCGGCGCACCGCTGGACGTCAGCGCTGTCCAGCGTCTCGTGTCCGACGGCGGCGGCACCCGGATCGAGCTCGAGGGCAACGTAACGTCCTCGGTGCCGTTCCTTGGCGGCAAGATCGCCGATGCCGCCGAGCCGATGGTCGGCAAAGCCCTGAACCTGCAGTCCCAGCAGGCCCAGGCCTGGCTCGAGAGCCACTAA
- a CDS encoding SDR family oxidoreductase, whose amino-acid sequence MNGTAAASDPAGTPVPAPQAAPAAPATAKSVLVTGATGYIGGRLVPRLLEAGHRVKVLVRTPAKIAGVPWLNDVEVVQSSLDDGEALREALNGVDVLYYLVHSMAAGSGFEAKEKAMAATAARAAAAAGVERIVYLGGLHPAGAELSTHMRSREAVGKVFLDSPVDAVVFQAGVVIGSGSASFEMIRHLSETLPLMPAPSWVRNKIEAIAVRDVLYYLVAAASLEGSINRTFDIGCRQVLSYAGMMKEYAAEAGLPHRVVLALPVPAPKLAGMWVALTTPIPLSMSLPLVESLQHDAVAREHDIDAYIPVPEGGLTAYRRAVALALGKERDGQVETTWASAGVDADPLPSDPEWAGHTVYVDERSFASDVDPKHVWTVIEGIGGRNGWYSLPLAWQVRGWLDKLTGGAGLLRGRRHPHLLAEGEVVDWWRVERIDRGRLLRLRAEMRAPGRAWLELSVEHDGTGSRYRQRAIFFPKGLSGRLYWLAVLPFHSVIFPAMSRNITAAARDLENLESAPARYTT is encoded by the coding sequence ATGAACGGCACCGCCGCAGCCTCTGACCCCGCGGGAACGCCTGTTCCGGCCCCGCAGGCGGCCCCCGCCGCACCTGCCACCGCCAAATCCGTGCTGGTCACGGGGGCCACCGGCTACATCGGCGGACGCCTGGTCCCCCGGCTCCTGGAAGCCGGGCACAGGGTCAAGGTCCTGGTCCGCACGCCGGCCAAGATCGCCGGCGTGCCGTGGCTCAACGACGTCGAGGTGGTCCAAAGCAGCCTCGACGACGGCGAGGCACTGCGGGAGGCGCTAAACGGCGTCGACGTCCTGTACTACCTGGTGCATTCCATGGCGGCCGGGTCCGGCTTCGAGGCCAAGGAAAAGGCGATGGCCGCGACGGCAGCCCGGGCGGCGGCCGCGGCCGGGGTGGAGCGGATTGTGTACCTCGGCGGCCTGCACCCGGCCGGCGCCGAACTGTCCACCCATATGCGCTCCCGCGAGGCTGTGGGGAAAGTCTTCCTGGACAGCCCGGTCGACGCAGTGGTCTTCCAGGCCGGCGTCGTCATCGGTTCAGGCTCGGCGTCGTTCGAAATGATCCGGCACTTGTCCGAGACGCTCCCGCTGATGCCCGCGCCGAGCTGGGTGCGCAACAAGATCGAGGCGATCGCCGTCCGCGACGTCCTGTACTACCTCGTGGCCGCGGCGTCGCTGGAAGGGAGCATCAACCGGACGTTCGACATCGGCTGCCGCCAGGTGCTCAGCTACGCGGGAATGATGAAGGAATATGCCGCCGAGGCCGGCCTGCCGCACCGGGTGGTCCTGGCGCTGCCGGTGCCCGCCCCGAAACTGGCCGGCATGTGGGTGGCGCTGACCACGCCGATCCCGCTCTCGATGTCCCTGCCGCTGGTCGAATCGCTCCAGCACGACGCCGTCGCCCGGGAGCATGACATCGACGCGTACATCCCTGTGCCGGAGGGCGGCCTGACCGCCTACCGGCGGGCCGTGGCCCTCGCCCTGGGCAAGGAACGCGATGGCCAGGTGGAGACCACCTGGGCCAGCGCCGGCGTCGACGCCGATCCGCTGCCAAGCGATCCGGAGTGGGCCGGCCACACGGTGTACGTGGACGAGCGCAGCTTCGCCAGCGATGTGGACCCGAAGCACGTGTGGACCGTCATCGAAGGAATCGGCGGCCGGAACGGCTGGTACTCCCTGCCGCTGGCCTGGCAGGTGCGCGGCTGGCTGGACAAGCTCACCGGCGGGGCGGGTTTGCTGCGCGGCCGCCGGCACCCGCACCTGCTGGCGGAGGGTGAGGTGGTGGACTGGTGGCGGGTCGAGCGGATCGACCGTGGCCGGCTGCTCCGGCTGCGGGCCGAAATGCGGGCCCCGGGCCGGGCCTGGCTCGAACTTTCGGTGGAGCACGACGGCACGGGCAGCCGCTACCGTCAGCGTGCCATCTTCTTCCCCAAGGGCCTCAGCGGCCGCCTGTACTGGCTCGCCGTGTTGCCGTTCCACAGCGTCATATTTCCCGCCATGTCCCGGAATATCACCGCCGCCGCCCGGGATCTGGAAAACCTCGAATCGGCCCCTGCCAGGTACACCACGTAG
- the mfd gene encoding transcription-repair coupling factor, which yields MSLNGPSLTGLRRVLAEDRNYARVRAEASRGFSARSEDYQISAPAGMRSTLLAEMADGLMTLAANKSGTAETGAGGATGTAPVVLAVTATGREAEDLTEALRAYLPADAVAEFPSWETLPHERLSPRSDTVGRRLSVLRRLAHPEAAGAGPLRVVVAPVRAVVQPLVAGLGELVPVTLTTGQEAPFGDVVKSLAAAAYARVDMVTRRGEFAVRGGMLDVFPPTEDHPIRVEFFGDEVEQMRWFAVADQRSLTAPGVHHPTELHAPPCREILITPSVMSRAATLKSQLPAAADMLEKIAGGIAVEGMESLAPVLVDAMVPLLDQLPSGSVAVVIEPEKVRTRAHDLAATNEEFLEAAWSTASDGGTVPLALDTVLSSAASEALHSASFRSLTDTRTTALAHGVSWWSITSLATDEELLPDVDVLNLHAREPRGYQGEVAEMMDFIGSRVRDQWRIVVVTEGPGPAQRLAELFHDNNIPCARVDRLDDEPQPGLIEVTTAAVGRGFVLEPLKLALLTEADLLGRTSAGSTKDMRRMPSKRRNAVDPLQLVAGDSVVHEQHGIGRFVELIQRRVAGGGEGVREYLVLEYAPSKRGAPGDRLFVPTDQLDQVTRYVGGDTPALSKMGGADWASTKSKARKAVKEIAGELIRLYSARMASRGFAFGPDTPWQRELEEAFPYVETPDQLTTINEVKADMEREIPMDRLISGDVGYGKTEIAVRAAFKAVQDGKQVAVLVPTTLLAQQHYETFTERFSGFPLVVKPLSRFQGGKEAKETAEGVKSGAVDVVIGTHRLLSKDFGFKDLGLVIVDEEQRFGVEHKEALKKMRTNVDVLAMSATPIPRTLEMSLTGIRETSTLATPPEERHPVLTYVGPYTDKQTSAAIRRELMREGQVFFVHNRVSTIDRTAAKIRELVPEARVEVAHGQMSESRLEQIIVDFWEKRFDVLVCTTIIETGLDISNANTLIVDGADKYGLSQLHQLRGRVGRGRERAYAYFLYPSEKPLGEVALERLKAVATHNELGAGMQLAMKDLEIRGAGNLLGGEQSGHIQGVGFDLYIRLVGEAVAEYRGEAEEKAAEMKIELPVNAHLPHDYVPGERLRLEAYRKLASAITHEAIDEVRAELVDRYGELPLPATNLIDVARFRVGAREAGLSDVALQGNFIKFSPAQLPESKLMRLTRMYPGAQAKPALDAVLIPKPKTARIGGRDLQDAEILEWANGVIRNIFSDAPLSVTPAVK from the coding sequence ATGAGCCTCAACGGCCCCTCTCTTACCGGTCTGCGCCGCGTCCTGGCCGAGGACCGAAACTATGCCCGCGTCCGGGCCGAGGCCTCCCGGGGATTCAGCGCCCGCAGCGAGGACTACCAGATCAGCGCTCCGGCCGGAATGCGGTCCACGCTGCTCGCGGAAATGGCAGACGGACTCATGACTCTCGCGGCGAACAAATCCGGCACTGCCGAGACGGGCGCGGGCGGAGCCACCGGGACGGCACCGGTCGTCCTGGCCGTCACGGCCACCGGCCGGGAGGCCGAGGACCTGACAGAGGCCCTGCGCGCCTACTTGCCCGCCGACGCCGTCGCCGAGTTCCCCAGCTGGGAAACCCTGCCGCACGAGCGGCTCTCCCCGCGCTCGGATACGGTGGGCCGCCGGTTGTCCGTGCTCCGCCGCCTGGCCCACCCCGAAGCCGCCGGCGCCGGCCCCCTGCGCGTCGTCGTGGCCCCGGTCCGCGCAGTGGTCCAGCCGCTCGTGGCGGGCCTGGGCGAACTTGTCCCCGTCACCTTGACCACCGGCCAGGAGGCCCCGTTCGGCGACGTCGTCAAGAGCCTCGCCGCGGCCGCCTACGCCCGTGTGGACATGGTCACCCGCCGCGGCGAATTCGCGGTCCGCGGCGGCATGCTGGATGTCTTCCCGCCCACCGAGGACCACCCGATCCGGGTCGAGTTTTTCGGCGATGAAGTCGAACAGATGCGCTGGTTCGCCGTCGCCGACCAGCGATCGCTGACCGCGCCCGGTGTACACCATCCCACCGAGCTGCACGCGCCGCCGTGCCGTGAAATCCTCATCACGCCGTCGGTCATGTCCCGCGCCGCGACACTGAAATCACAGCTGCCCGCTGCCGCGGACATGCTGGAAAAGATCGCCGGCGGCATCGCGGTGGAGGGCATGGAGTCGCTGGCCCCGGTCCTCGTCGATGCCATGGTCCCGCTCCTGGACCAGCTTCCGTCGGGGTCCGTCGCCGTGGTGATCGAGCCGGAAAAGGTCCGCACCCGCGCCCACGACCTCGCCGCCACCAACGAGGAGTTCCTCGAGGCGGCCTGGTCGACGGCGTCCGATGGCGGAACAGTGCCTCTGGCATTGGATACTGTTTTGAGTTCCGCGGCGTCTGAGGCCCTGCATTCGGCCAGCTTCCGGTCACTGACCGACACCCGCACCACCGCCCTCGCCCACGGCGTCTCCTGGTGGTCCATCACCTCCCTCGCCACCGACGAGGAACTCCTGCCCGACGTCGACGTCCTGAACCTGCATGCCCGCGAGCCCCGCGGCTACCAGGGCGAAGTGGCCGAAATGATGGACTTCATCGGCTCCCGCGTCCGGGACCAGTGGCGGATCGTGGTGGTCACGGAGGGGCCCGGGCCGGCCCAGCGCCTCGCCGAGCTCTTCCACGACAACAACATCCCCTGCGCCCGGGTCGACAGGCTCGACGACGAGCCGCAGCCCGGACTGATCGAGGTGACCACCGCCGCCGTCGGCCGTGGTTTTGTCCTGGAGCCGCTCAAGCTGGCGCTGCTGACCGAGGCTGACCTGCTGGGCCGGACGTCCGCAGGGTCCACCAAGGACATGCGCCGGATGCCGTCCAAGCGGCGGAACGCCGTGGATCCGCTCCAGCTCGTGGCCGGGGACTCCGTGGTGCATGAACAGCACGGCATCGGACGTTTCGTGGAGCTCATCCAGCGCAGGGTCGCGGGCGGGGGCGAAGGGGTGCGGGAATACCTGGTCCTGGAGTACGCCCCGTCCAAGCGCGGAGCCCCGGGTGACCGGCTGTTCGTGCCCACCGACCAGTTGGACCAAGTCACCCGGTATGTCGGCGGGGACACTCCGGCCCTGAGTAAGATGGGCGGCGCGGACTGGGCCAGCACCAAGTCCAAGGCCCGCAAGGCCGTCAAGGAGATCGCCGGGGAGCTGATCCGGCTGTACTCGGCCCGGATGGCCTCCCGCGGCTTCGCCTTCGGCCCGGACACCCCGTGGCAGCGGGAGCTTGAGGAGGCCTTCCCATACGTGGAGACCCCGGACCAGCTGACCACCATCAACGAGGTCAAGGCCGACATGGAGCGCGAGATCCCGATGGACCGGCTCATTTCCGGCGACGTCGGCTACGGCAAGACCGAGATCGCCGTGCGGGCGGCGTTCAAGGCGGTCCAGGACGGCAAGCAGGTCGCCGTGCTGGTGCCCACAACCCTGCTGGCCCAGCAGCATTACGAGACGTTCACCGAACGGTTTTCCGGGTTCCCGCTCGTCGTCAAGCCGCTGTCCCGCTTCCAGGGCGGGAAGGAGGCCAAGGAGACGGCCGAAGGGGTCAAATCGGGTGCCGTGGATGTTGTGATCGGCACGCACCGGCTCCTGTCCAAGGACTTTGGCTTCAAGGACCTGGGCCTGGTGATCGTGGATGAGGAGCAGCGCTTCGGCGTCGAACACAAGGAGGCGCTGAAGAAGATGCGCACCAACGTGGACGTCCTGGCCATGAGCGCCACACCGATTCCCCGGACCCTGGAGATGTCCCTGACCGGGATCCGCGAAACGTCCACCCTGGCCACGCCGCCGGAGGAGCGCCACCCCGTGCTGACCTACGTGGGGCCGTACACGGACAAGCAGACCTCCGCCGCGATCCGCCGTGAGCTCATGCGCGAAGGACAGGTGTTCTTCGTCCACAACCGGGTGTCCACGATCGACCGCACTGCCGCCAAGATCCGCGAACTGGTCCCGGAGGCCCGGGTGGAGGTGGCGCACGGGCAGATGTCCGAGAGCCGGCTGGAGCAGATCATCGTGGACTTCTGGGAGAAGCGCTTCGATGTCCTGGTCTGCACCACCATCATTGAGACCGGCCTGGACATCTCCAACGCCAACACCCTGATTGTGGACGGCGCGGACAAGTACGGCCTCTCCCAGCTGCACCAGCTGCGCGGACGGGTGGGCCGCGGCCGTGAACGGGCCTACGCCTACTTCCTCTACCCCTCGGAAAAGCCGCTCGGCGAGGTGGCGCTGGAACGGCTCAAGGCCGTCGCCACGCACAACGAGCTCGGCGCCGGCATGCAGCTGGCCATGAAGGACCTGGAGATCCGCGGCGCCGGCAACCTGCTCGGCGGCGAGCAGTCCGGCCATATCCAGGGCGTAGGGTTCGACCTCTACATCCGGCTCGTGGGCGAGGCCGTGGCCGAATACCGGGGCGAGGCCGAGGAGAAGGCCGCGGAAATGAAGATCGAGCTGCCGGTCAACGCGCACCTGCCGCACGACTACGTGCCCGGCGAACGGCTGCGCCTTGAGGCCTACCGCAAACTCGCCAGCGCCATCACCCACGAGGCGATCGACGAGGTCCGCGCCGAACTCGTGGACCGCTACGGCGAACTGCCGCTGCCCGCAACGAACCTGATCGACGTCGCCCGCTTCCGGGTGGGGGCCCGCGAAGCCGGCCTGTCCGACGTCGCGCTGCAGGGCAACTTCATCAAGTTCTCCCCGGCGCAGCTGCCCGAGTCCAAGCTCATGCGCCTCACCCGGATGTACCCCGGCGCGCAGGCGAAACCGGCCCTGGACGCGGTGCTCATCCCCAAACCGAAAACGGCCAGGATCGGCGGCCGGGACCTGCAGGACGCCGAAATCCTGGAGTGGGCCAACGGCGTTATCCGCAACATCTTCTCCGACGCGCCGCTGTCGGTCACACCGGCGGTGAAATAA